Genomic window (Caldinitratiruptor microaerophilus):
GGCGTGATGGTCGTCGAGCGCCTCTCGTTTCCCACGACCTGGTCCCGCCAGGCGTTCGTCCACGAGGTCACCGCGAACACCCACGCCCGGTACTTCGTGGCCCGGGCAGGGCGGCAGGTCGTGGGGTACGGCGGGATGTGGCTCATCCTGGACGAGGCGCACGTCACGAACATCGCCGTTCACCCCGACTGGCGGGGGCGCGGGATCGGCGAGGCGCTGATGCGCCGGCTCATGGACTGCGCCCGCTCGTACGGCATCACGCGCATGACGCTCGAGGTGCGG
Coding sequences:
- the rimI gene encoding ribosomal protein S18-alanine N-acetyltransferase produces the protein MSLADIDGVMVVERLSFPTTWSRQAFVHEVTANTHARYFVARAGRQVVGYGGMWLILDEAHVTNIAVHPDWRGRGIGEALMRRLMDCARSYGITRMTLEVRVSNHAAQNLYVKLGFRPAGIRKGYYTDTHEDALIMWLDPIPGGPADAGGEDPCP